A stretch of the Desulfobacter sp. genome encodes the following:
- a CDS encoding peptide chain release factor-like protein has translation MQQPNRTLLGPDKKKIQALEKKMTDLGILKADILEKFIRASGRGGQKVNKTSSAVFLSHGPTGICVKVGKHRSQHLNRFLALRALVEKIEALKIGVRDKEAAKIAKKKKQKLNRKRKTRKKLSATLENSGIKRG, from the coding sequence ATGCAACAACCTAACCGGACACTACTGGGCCCGGACAAAAAAAAGATTCAAGCCCTGGAAAAAAAAATGACGGATCTGGGTATTTTAAAGGCAGATATTCTGGAAAAGTTCATTCGGGCTTCGGGCAGGGGGGGGCAAAAAGTGAATAAGACTTCCAGTGCTGTCTTTTTAAGCCATGGACCCACTGGAATTTGCGTTAAGGTGGGCAAGCATCGTTCCCAGCATTTGAACCGGTTTTTAGCCTTGCGCGCCCTTGTGGAAAAAATTGAAGCCCTGAAAATCGGGGTCAGGGACAAAGAGGCTGCCAAAATTGCCAAGAAGAAAAAACAAAAGCTGAACAGGAAAAGAAAAACGCGTAAAAAGCTTTCCGCCACCCTTGAAAACTCGGGGATTAAACGTGGATGA
- a CDS encoding DUF503 domain-containing protein yields the protein MVVGTGQLKLKLFGISSLKAKRKIVKSMIARISNTFHVSIAETDLNDSLEWAQIGFAIAGRDARKINSQIDKIFNMAHDMGLAYIADTTMEIIHV from the coding sequence ATGGTCGTGGGAACCGGACAGCTAAAGCTCAAACTTTTCGGCATATCCTCGCTCAAGGCAAAACGTAAGATTGTTAAATCAATGATCGCAAGAATATCCAACACCTTTCATGTTTCCATTGCCGAAACAGACCTTAACGACAGCCTGGAATGGGCCCAAATCGGATTTGCCATCGCAGGCAGAGATGCAAGGAAAATAAACAGTCAAATTGACAAGATTTTCAACATGGCCCATGACATGGGCCTGGCCTATATTGCGGATACAACCATGGAAATCATCCACGTTTAA